In a single window of the Drosophila subpulchrella strain 33 F10 #4 breed RU33 chromosome X, RU_Dsub_v1.1 Primary Assembly, whole genome shotgun sequence genome:
- the LOC119556049 gene encoding mitogen-activated protein kinase kinase kinase 7 isoform X2, translating into MCDTRALINTKQTSDLHSCWIIYTKSDGRERLTVTDTKPVIMTTDLTNNNSHAHSNGLLSHVNGRQMTEEELQEQDQEIANSLDVDVDPDEDENDGTEQSLAEILDPELQPEPPIPNDAESQLIYREHRHMAKEYLSVDTNLYYAQDFKDKLIVQMDRTEREQKQELLRKIKDKEGLQSLYNNLQQQYERLPASRQLSAGHHPHPTSHPHPHPHLHGQQEEVGGLLPGSLTGGGSEAVEEGWVVIQPHPNA; encoded by the exons CCAAGAGCGATGGCCGCGAGCGACTCACGGTGACGGACACCAAGCCGGTGATCATGACCACGGATCtgaccaacaacaacagccacgcccactcgaacggCCTGCTGAGCCATGTGAACGGGCGGCAAATGACGGAGGAGGAGCTGCAGGAGCAGGATCAGGAGATCGCCAACTCGCTGGACGTTGACGTGGATCCCGACGAGGATGAGAACGACGGCACCGAGCAATCGCTGGCCGAAATCCTTGACCCAGAACTCCAGCCCGAGCCCCCCATTCCCAACGATGCCGAGTCGCAGCTCATCTACCGGGAGCACCGGCACATGGCCAAGGAGTACCTCAGCGTCGACACGAACCTCTACTACGCGCAGGACTTCAAGGACAAGCTCATCGTCCAGATGGATCGCACCGAGCGCGAGCAGAAGCAGGAGCTGCTGCGCAAGATCAAGGACAAG GAGGGCCTGCAGAGTCTGTACAACAATCTGCAGCAGCAGTACGAGAGGCTGCCCGCTTCCCGCCAACTTTCTGCCGGCCATCATCCACATCCGACGTCCCATCCCCATCCACATCCGCATCTGCATGGCCAGCAGGAGGAGGTCGGAGGATTGCTGCCGGGATCGCTGACCGGAGGAGGCTCAGAGGCCGTGGAAGAAGGTTGGGTGGTCATCCAGCCGCATCCCAACGCGTAG